The Desmonostoc muscorum LEGE 12446 genome includes a region encoding these proteins:
- the pheA gene encoding prephenate dehydratase → MTISIAHLGPAGTYSEQAAVFYVNWLGKSTGVETMLCPYASISQSLHAVADSQAQLAVVPVENSIEGSVTMTLDTLWQLDSLRIQLALILPITHTLISCANSLDSIQTVYSHPQALAQCQGWLERFLPRVQIIANNSTTAALELLEQDPTIAAIASSRAAQLYNLPILASGINDYPENFTRFWVVSQGEVKAGSQGSKTGATHTSLAFSVPANVPGALVKPLQIFAQLGINLSRIESRPTKRSLGEYLFYIDVEADANETQMESALAELSIHTEILKILGTYNVLPVSAL, encoded by the coding sequence ATGACTATATCGATTGCACATTTAGGGCCAGCCGGCACTTACTCAGAACAAGCAGCTGTTTTTTATGTCAACTGGCTGGGCAAAAGTACGGGAGTTGAAACTATGTTATGCCCCTATGCCAGCATCTCCCAATCACTACACGCCGTTGCTGATAGTCAAGCCCAGTTGGCTGTTGTGCCAGTGGAAAATTCTATTGAAGGGAGTGTGACCATGACACTAGATACACTGTGGCAGTTGGATAGTTTGCGAATTCAGTTGGCCTTGATATTACCTATTACCCATACCTTAATTTCCTGTGCGAATAGCTTAGATAGCATTCAAACTGTTTACTCTCATCCCCAAGCTTTGGCACAATGTCAGGGATGGTTAGAGCGATTTCTCCCAAGGGTACAAATTATTGCCAACAATTCTACAACCGCAGCACTGGAGCTATTAGAACAAGATCCGACGATAGCAGCTATCGCCTCTAGTAGAGCAGCTCAACTCTACAACCTGCCCATACTTGCCAGTGGTATTAACGACTATCCAGAAAACTTTACCCGCTTTTGGGTAGTAAGTCAGGGCGAAGTAAAAGCTGGATCTCAGGGTTCAAAAACAGGTGCTACTCACACATCCTTAGCTTTTAGTGTACCTGCCAACGTACCAGGAGCGTTGGTCAAACCTTTGCAAATCTTTGCTCAGCTAGGAATTAACCTCAGCCGGATTGAATCTCGTCCGACGAAGCGATCGCTAGGAGAATATTTGTTTTACATTGATGTAGAAGCAGACGCCAACGAAACACAAATGGAATCTGCTTTAGCAGAATTAAGTATCCACACAGAGATTCTCAAAATTTTGGGCACTTACAATGTTTTACCAGTGAGCGCTCTTTAG
- a CDS encoding LL-diaminopimelate aminotransferase, whose protein sequence is MQFAKRLEKIPPYLFAEITHKQNELVAKGVDIINMAIGDPDKPTPNHILQVMHEAIEDASMHNYPPYQGTKEFRETAAKWMENRFGVTGLNPDTEIVSSIGSKEAIHNTFLAFVEPGDYTLIPDPGYPVYRTSTIFAGGEFFTMPLKAENGFLPDLSNIPEEVAHKAKLLWINYPNNPTGALATLEFFEELVGFCKQYDILLCHDHAYSEMAYDGYKPPSVLQIPGAKDVAIEFHSLSKSYNMTGWRVGFVVGNAIGIQGLAQVKTNVDSGVFKAIQQAAIAAYSNTTEAELQAIMSVYQNRRDIIVSGLQSLGWPMQPPKATLYVWTPVPQGYSSAEFVNLLLDKCGILVPPGSGYGAFGEGFIRIALTISDERLREGIQRMRDAGIRYV, encoded by the coding sequence ATGCAGTTCGCTAAACGCCTAGAAAAAATTCCTCCCTATCTGTTTGCTGAAATTACCCATAAACAGAATGAACTCGTTGCGAAGGGAGTTGATATCATCAATATGGCTATTGGCGATCCAGATAAACCGACTCCTAATCATATTCTCCAGGTAATGCATGAGGCGATTGAGGATGCTTCGATGCACAACTATCCGCCTTATCAAGGTACGAAGGAATTCCGGGAGACGGCGGCTAAGTGGATGGAAAATCGGTTTGGGGTGACGGGGTTGAACCCTGATACAGAAATTGTTTCTTCAATTGGTTCTAAAGAAGCAATTCATAATACTTTCTTAGCGTTTGTGGAACCAGGAGACTATACATTAATACCAGATCCTGGCTATCCTGTGTATCGGACTTCCACGATCTTCGCTGGTGGTGAGTTTTTTACTATGCCCCTGAAGGCAGAAAACGGTTTTTTGCCTGATTTGAGTAATATACCTGAAGAAGTAGCTCACAAGGCAAAACTGTTGTGGATTAATTATCCCAATAATCCCACTGGGGCATTGGCAACATTAGAGTTTTTTGAAGAATTGGTAGGTTTCTGCAAGCAGTATGATATTTTGCTGTGTCACGATCACGCTTACTCAGAAATGGCATACGATGGCTACAAACCTCCTAGTGTGCTGCAAATTCCCGGTGCTAAAGATGTAGCGATCGAATTTCACAGTCTGTCTAAATCGTACAATATGACGGGTTGGCGAGTGGGTTTTGTTGTTGGTAATGCCATCGGTATTCAAGGCTTAGCCCAGGTAAAAACTAACGTTGATTCCGGAGTGTTTAAGGCAATTCAACAAGCAGCGATCGCAGCTTATTCTAATACCACAGAGGCAGAACTCCAAGCCATCATGTCGGTTTACCAAAATCGCCGCGACATTATTGTTAGTGGACTGCAATCTCTAGGTTGGCCAATGCAGCCTCCTAAAGCTACTCTTTACGTCTGGACACCTGTTCCTCAAGGATATTCCTCAGCAGAATTTGTGAATTTGCTACTTGACAAATGTGGCATCCTTGTTCCTCCTGGTAGTGGTTACGGTGCATTTGGAGAAGGCTTTATCCGAATTGCTTTAACTATCTCTGATGAACGATTGCGAGAAGGAATTCAACGGATGAGAGATGCTGGTATTCGTTACGTGTGA
- the rpsJ gene encoding 30S ribosomal protein S10: MATLQQQKIRIRLQAFDRRLLDTSCEKIVDTANRTNATAIGPIPLPTKRRIYCVLRSPHVDKDSREHFETRTHRRIIDIYQPSSKTIDALMKLDLPSGVDIEVKL; the protein is encoded by the coding sequence ATGGCAACTCTACAGCAGCAGAAAATTAGAATTCGCTTACAAGCTTTTGACCGACGTTTATTAGATACATCTTGCGAGAAGATTGTAGACACAGCTAACCGCACCAATGCTACAGCAATCGGTCCAATTCCTCTACCAACAAAACGCCGAATCTACTGTGTGCTGCGATCGCCTCACGTAGATAAAGATTCACGGGAACACTTTGAAACCCGTACTCATCGCCGGATTATTGACATCTACCAGCCATCTTCTAAAACCATTGATGCCCTGATGAAATTGGATTTACCATCGGGTGTTGATATCGAAGTCAAACTTTAA
- a CDS encoding TIGR03936 family radical SAM-associated protein codes for MAVAVEKLITSDILKPGRYLGNERLAVHKPWDTTTIRWVLTYPEVYEVGASNLGHIILYNILNAQKSQLCDRAYLPGQDLSAKLRETNTPLFAVESKRSLTEFDILGFSLSYELGATNILEMLDLAGIPLTWRERRDTETGGHGDAENKENIAASPHPRVPASSSYPLIFAGGQTATSNPEPYADFFDFFALGDGEELLPEIGLVLEEGKQAGLSREDLLLDLAQIPGVYVPQFYDMADDGSVHPLRPDVPKQILRRVATPIPAYSIGLVPYVETVHDRLTIEIRRGCTRGCRFCQPGMLTRPARDVEPDKVVEAIEQGMRATGYNEFSLLSLSCSDYLSLPAVGMEIKNRLKNENISLTLPSQRVDRFDENIANILGGTRQGGLTFAPEAGTQRMRDIVNKGLTNEELLRGVKTAWEQGWDKIKLYFMIGLPGETDADVLGIAETVSWLQRECRGKGRKPLNFNLTISNFTPKPHTPFQWHSVSTSEFRRKQNLLRQEFRRIKGAKANFTDVRISAMEDFIGRGDRSLGKVVRRAWELGAGMDSWYDNLDRAFTAWGDAIAQAGLDWKYRQIENGEWNLFPKEEQSGEFLTPHSPLCTDAINRVCTHSLDTPLPWDHIDTGIDKKWLKEDLERALASAIVPDCSFEGCSHCGVCGTDFGHNIVIEPPAVPKFAGEFVPNTAKTQRIRVSFGKEGNMALVSHLDLIRLFDRVVRRAGLPIAFTGGFHPMPRISLATALALGATSSGEIADFELTMSVPVDTFKEQLVQEMPTDIPIYDVAQIDLKAKAASQLLESAEYLINVATPKEVTPAQWENWIDTIKAKDELWYEQTTKSGKSQLINLRDRLFELELVKTHNSTAESISVIRYVGSYRQDGWLLRPEQILFMLEAVANVEFQILHIHRNRLILGV; via the coding sequence GTGGCTGTTGCAGTTGAAAAATTAATAACATCGGATATTTTAAAACCAGGGCGTTACTTGGGTAACGAACGCTTAGCAGTACACAAACCTTGGGATACGACAACAATACGCTGGGTCTTAACCTACCCAGAAGTCTATGAAGTCGGTGCATCGAATTTAGGGCACATCATTCTGTATAACATTTTGAATGCCCAAAAGAGCCAATTGTGCGATCGCGCCTACTTGCCAGGACAAGATCTATCAGCCAAACTACGGGAAACTAATACACCGTTGTTTGCGGTAGAGTCAAAGCGATCGCTCACAGAATTCGACATTTTAGGCTTTAGCCTCAGTTACGAACTGGGTGCAACTAATATCCTAGAAATGTTGGATTTAGCAGGGATTCCCCTGACTTGGCGGGAGAGAAGAGACACGGAGACAGGGGGACACGGGGACGCGGAGAATAAAGAAAATATCGCCGCGTCCCCCCATCCTCGCGTCCCCGCGTCCTCCTCTTACCCGTTAATTTTTGCTGGGGGACAAACAGCAACATCAAATCCTGAGCCTTACGCTGACTTCTTCGACTTTTTCGCCCTTGGAGATGGAGAAGAACTACTGCCAGAAATTGGTTTGGTTTTGGAAGAAGGCAAACAAGCCGGTTTGAGTCGGGAAGATTTGTTACTAGACTTGGCACAGATACCAGGGGTATATGTCCCCCAGTTCTACGACATGGCAGACGATGGCTCAGTTCATCCCCTGCGCCCAGACGTGCCAAAACAAATTCTGCGAAGAGTTGCAACCCCGATACCAGCATATTCCATTGGACTAGTTCCCTACGTAGAAACAGTACATGACCGCTTGACCATTGAAATTCGGCGTGGCTGCACTCGTGGTTGTCGCTTCTGCCAACCAGGAATGCTAACCCGACCAGCACGAGATGTAGAACCAGATAAAGTGGTAGAAGCGATTGAACAGGGTATGCGGGCGACTGGTTACAACGAGTTTTCCTTGCTTTCCTTAAGTTGTTCTGATTATTTATCCTTACCAGCGGTGGGGATGGAAATTAAAAATCGCTTAAAAAATGAAAACATTTCTTTGACTCTACCCAGCCAACGGGTAGACAGATTTGATGAAAATATTGCTAACATCCTTGGAGGTACCCGACAAGGCGGACTAACCTTTGCTCCAGAAGCTGGAACTCAGCGGATGCGAGACATTGTGAATAAGGGCTTGACCAATGAAGAACTCTTGCGGGGAGTCAAAACCGCTTGGGAGCAAGGCTGGGATAAAATTAAGCTATATTTTATGATTGGCTTGCCAGGTGAGACAGATGCTGATGTCTTGGGCATTGCTGAAACGGTGAGTTGGTTACAGCGGGAATGTCGGGGCAAAGGCAGAAAACCCTTAAACTTTAATTTGACAATTTCTAACTTTACCCCCAAGCCGCATACCCCATTTCAGTGGCACTCAGTTTCTACCAGTGAATTTCGGCGCAAACAAAACCTGCTGCGCCAAGAATTCCGCCGGATAAAGGGAGCAAAGGCAAATTTTACCGATGTCCGGATTTCGGCAATGGAAGATTTTATTGGACGAGGCGATCGCAGTTTGGGCAAAGTAGTGCGCCGCGCCTGGGAATTGGGTGCAGGCATGGATTCCTGGTATGACAATTTAGATCGAGCTTTTACTGCTTGGGGAGATGCGATCGCCCAAGCCGGTCTAGATTGGAAATACCGCCAAATCGAAAACGGTGAATGGAATCTCTTCCCAAAAGAGGAGCAGAGCGGAGAATTCCTAACTCCCCACTCCCCACTTTGTACAGACGCGATTAATCGCGTCTGTACTCACTCCCTCGATACTCCCCTACCTTGGGATCATATTGATACCGGGATTGACAAAAAGTGGCTCAAAGAAGACTTGGAACGCGCTCTAGCATCTGCAATTGTACCCGACTGCTCTTTTGAAGGTTGTTCTCACTGCGGCGTTTGTGGCACTGATTTTGGGCACAATATCGTCATTGAACCACCTGCTGTGCCAAAATTCGCTGGTGAGTTTGTCCCCAACACTGCTAAGACACAACGAATACGAGTTTCGTTTGGTAAAGAAGGTAACATGGCTTTAGTGAGCCATCTGGATTTAATCCGTTTGTTTGACCGAGTTGTACGGCGAGCAGGCTTGCCAATTGCTTTCACTGGTGGGTTTCATCCAATGCCGCGAATTTCTCTAGCTACTGCTTTGGCTTTAGGAGCTACTAGCAGTGGTGAAATTGCGGATTTCGAGCTAACAATGTCAGTGCCAGTTGATACTTTTAAAGAACAGCTAGTTCAGGAAATGCCCACAGACATACCCATATATGATGTGGCGCAAATCGATTTAAAAGCGAAAGCAGCTAGCCAACTCTTGGAGTCCGCAGAGTATTTGATAAATGTGGCAACACCAAAAGAAGTGACGCCTGCACAATGGGAAAACTGGATTGATACCATCAAAGCCAAAGACGAACTCTGGTACGAGCAAACAACCAAGTCAGGCAAAAGTCAGTTAATAAATCTGCGCGATCGCTTGTTTGAACTGGAATTGGTAAAAACCCACAATAGCACAGCAGAATCTATATCTGTTATCCGTTATGTAGGTAGTTATCGCCAAGATGGTTGGCTGTTGCGTCCGGAACAAATCTTGTTTATGTTAGAGGCAGTAGCTAATGTAGAATTTCAAATCCTACACATTCACCGCAATCGGCTAATTTTAGGGGTATAA
- the tuf gene encoding elongation factor Tu, translating to MARAKFERTKPHINIGTVGHVDHGKTTLTAAITMTLAAMGQAVAKGYDQIDNAPEEKARGITINTAHVEYETASRHYAHVDCPGHADYVKNMITGAAQMDGGILVVAATDGPMPQTREHILLAKQVGVPSLVVFLNKEDLMDDPELLELVELELRELLSSYDFPGDDIPIIKGSGLQALEAMTKNPKTQRGENPWVDKIYELMDAVDSYIPTPERDVDKPFLMAVEDVFSITGRGTVATGRIERGVVKVGDNVELVGIRDTRATTVTGIEMFKKSLDQGMAGDNAGVLLRGIQKADIERGMVIAKPGSITPHTQFEGEVYVLTEKEGGRKTPFFAGYRPQFYVRTTDVTGTIKTFTSDDGSEAEMVMPGDRIKMTVELINAIAIEQGMRFAIREGGRTIGAGVVSKILK from the coding sequence ATGGCACGCGCAAAGTTTGAAAGAACGAAACCCCACATTAATATCGGTACAGTTGGCCACGTTGACCACGGTAAAACTACCTTGACAGCAGCCATCACCATGACCTTGGCAGCTATGGGTCAGGCTGTAGCTAAGGGCTACGACCAAATCGATAACGCACCAGAAGAAAAGGCACGGGGTATTACCATCAATACCGCTCACGTTGAGTATGAAACCGCAAGTCGGCACTATGCTCACGTGGACTGTCCCGGACACGCTGACTATGTAAAAAACATGATCACCGGTGCAGCCCAGATGGATGGTGGCATTCTCGTAGTTGCTGCTACCGATGGACCTATGCCCCAAACCCGCGAACACATTCTGCTGGCAAAACAGGTTGGGGTTCCCAGTCTGGTAGTCTTCTTAAACAAAGAAGACTTGATGGATGACCCAGAACTGCTGGAACTAGTGGAACTAGAACTGCGGGAACTGCTTTCTAGCTACGATTTCCCTGGCGATGATATCCCCATTATCAAAGGCTCTGGTCTGCAAGCCCTAGAAGCAATGACCAAGAACCCCAAGACCCAACGAGGAGAAAATCCCTGGGTAGACAAAATCTATGAACTCATGGATGCTGTAGATTCTTATATCCCCACCCCTGAGCGGGATGTTGATAAGCCCTTCCTGATGGCTGTAGAAGACGTGTTCTCAATCACAGGTCGTGGTACTGTTGCCACAGGTCGGATTGAGCGGGGTGTAGTTAAGGTCGGCGATAACGTTGAACTAGTGGGTATTAGAGATACTCGCGCCACTACCGTAACTGGTATTGAGATGTTCAAGAAGAGTCTTGACCAAGGTATGGCTGGGGATAACGCAGGCGTACTACTTCGGGGTATCCAAAAGGCTGATATTGAACGGGGTATGGTAATCGCCAAACCTGGTTCGATTACACCTCACACTCAATTTGAAGGTGAAGTGTATGTCTTAACCGAAAAAGAAGGTGGTCGTAAGACTCCATTTTTTGCTGGCTACCGCCCTCAGTTCTACGTCCGGACAACCGATGTAACCGGTACCATCAAAACTTTCACCTCCGATGATGGCAGCGAGGCAGAAATGGTGATGCCAGGCGATCGCATCAAGATGACAGTAGAATTGATCAACGCGATCGCTATTGAACAAGGAATGCGCTTCGCTATTCGTGAAGGTGGCCGCACCATTGGTGCTGGTGTCGTCTCCAAAATTCTCAAATAG
- a CDS encoding DUF1997 domain-containing protein produces the protein MATRFTASQSVEIAVPEEPIPIQHYLRQPQRLVKALVDNSRIQQVSEEVFRLKMRPLTFMSLSIQPTVDMRVWAESNGIIYLRSLGCEILGFEYINQRFALNLKGYLSPKEQTTGTRLQGRADLEVQIDLPPPFSLTPKPILEATGNGLLKSVLLTVKQRLLHQLLADYRYWVISQTKNQRLDAESVELPMLNPE, from the coding sequence ATGGCTACCCGGTTTACTGCCTCCCAATCGGTTGAAATCGCTGTTCCAGAGGAGCCTATTCCCATTCAGCACTATTTGCGTCAACCTCAACGCCTTGTTAAAGCTTTAGTTGACAATAGCCGAATTCAGCAGGTTTCTGAAGAGGTATTCCGCTTGAAAATGCGTCCGCTAACTTTTATGTCATTGAGTATTCAACCGACTGTAGACATGAGAGTTTGGGCAGAATCAAATGGCATAATTTATTTGCGATCGCTAGGCTGTGAAATTCTGGGTTTCGAGTATATTAACCAGCGGTTTGCTCTCAATTTAAAAGGGTATTTATCTCCCAAAGAGCAAACCACTGGTACTCGCCTGCAAGGAAGAGCTGATTTAGAAGTACAGATAGATTTGCCACCGCCATTTTCCTTGACTCCCAAGCCAATTTTAGAAGCTACCGGCAATGGTTTGCTTAAAAGCGTGCTGTTGACGGTCAAGCAACGATTATTACATCAACTGTTGGCAGATTATCGCTACTGGGTGATATCACAAACGAAAAACCAACGACTTGACGCCGAGAGTGTTGAATTACCAATGCTGAATCCAGAGTAA
- a CDS encoding STAS domain-containing protein: MQAVLQYPKIAVIQPQGCLNAANALEFERDLTTGLTKNDISILVVDLAAVESLDSAGLMALLSAHKLALGLNRSFRLCNVAPSVQIIFELTQLDRVFEILESEADLSAT; this comes from the coding sequence ATGCAAGCAGTGCTTCAGTATCCCAAAATTGCGGTTATTCAACCCCAAGGCTGTTTGAATGCTGCAAACGCCTTGGAATTTGAACGAGATCTGACCACAGGACTCACAAAAAATGATATTTCCATTTTGGTAGTAGATCTAGCGGCAGTAGAATCATTAGACAGTGCAGGTTTGATGGCATTGTTATCTGCACACAAACTAGCTCTGGGTTTAAACAGGAGTTTCCGACTTTGCAATGTTGCTCCCTCAGTTCAAATTATTTTTGAACTGACGCAACTCGATAGAGTTTTTGAAATTTTGGAAAGCGAAGCTGACTTGTCTGCAACATAA
- a CDS encoding LON peptidase substrate-binding domain-containing protein has protein sequence MTSSSKIAVRELPLFPLPEVVLFPTRPLPLHIFEFRYRIMMNTILQSDRRFGVLMFDPVKGTIANTGCCAEIVHHQRLPDDRMKMLTLGQQRFRVLEYVREKPYRVGLVEWIEDHPPTKDLRPLSSEVEQLLRDVVRLSAKLTEQNIELPEDLPDLPIELSYWVASNLYGVAAEQQLLLEMQDTATRLEREAEILTSTRNHLAARAVLKDTFNEKS, from the coding sequence ATGACATCATCTTCTAAAATTGCAGTTCGCGAACTACCTCTGTTCCCGTTACCCGAAGTAGTTCTGTTTCCTACCAGACCATTGCCCCTGCACATCTTTGAATTTCGCTACCGAATCATGATGAACACGATTTTGCAGAGCGATCGCAGGTTCGGTGTTTTGATGTTCGATCCAGTTAAAGGTACAATTGCAAACACAGGATGCTGTGCCGAAATCGTTCATCATCAGCGTCTGCCAGATGATCGGATGAAAATGTTGACTTTGGGGCAGCAAAGATTTCGTGTATTAGAATACGTTCGTGAAAAGCCATACCGTGTTGGTTTAGTAGAGTGGATTGAAGACCACCCACCAACTAAAGATTTGCGACCTCTGTCTTCAGAAGTAGAACAACTACTGCGGGATGTTGTCCGCCTCTCAGCCAAATTAACGGAACAAAATATTGAGTTGCCAGAAGATTTGCCTGACCTCCCAATAGAACTATCTTATTGGGTAGCAAGTAATCTCTATGGTGTGGCCGCAGAACAGCAGTTATTGCTAGAAATGCAAGATACTGCAACTCGCCTAGAGCGGGAAGCAGAAATTTTAACTTCTACTCGTAATCACTTGGCAGCTCGGGCTGTTCTGAAAGACACATTTAATGAGAAATCATGA
- a CDS encoding ribonuclease HII, translating into MVETQQTAAISSPAPLEKSSWLEFSTLSGIPGLVAGVDEVGRGALFGPVVAAAVILPDSALPKLMAAKIKDSKKLSSQRRTQLAQQICGLAVDWKIGFASTAEIDKINILQGTLLAMKRAVLKLKVQPVLCLIDGNQSIKDLLVPQQTIVKGDERSLAIASASIVAKVWRDDLIMRLALKYPMYNLECNKGYGSQQHLLALQEYGPSPLHRKSFRPCQIKVLNTD; encoded by the coding sequence ATGGTAGAAACACAGCAAACTGCTGCTATTTCTTCGCCAGCACCTCTGGAAAAATCCAGTTGGCTGGAGTTTTCTACCTTGTCAGGGATTCCAGGGCTAGTTGCAGGTGTCGATGAAGTAGGGCGAGGCGCTTTATTTGGCCCTGTGGTGGCCGCAGCCGTGATCCTGCCAGATTCTGCTTTGCCAAAACTAATGGCAGCTAAAATTAAAGACAGTAAAAAATTGTCTAGTCAAAGGAGAACTCAGCTAGCACAGCAAATTTGTGGGCTGGCTGTAGATTGGAAAATTGGGTTTGCTTCCACTGCGGAAATTGACAAGATCAATATTTTGCAAGGGACGCTGTTAGCAATGAAGCGGGCTGTACTGAAGTTAAAGGTACAGCCTGTACTCTGCTTAATTGATGGCAATCAGTCAATCAAAGACTTACTAGTGCCCCAACAAACAATAGTCAAAGGAGACGAGCGATCGCTTGCTATTGCCTCTGCCAGTATTGTGGCCAAAGTTTGGCGTGACGACCTGATAATGCGCTTAGCATTAAAATACCCGATGTACAACTTGGAGTGTAACAAGGGTTATGGTAGCCAGCAGCACTTGCTGGCTCTGCAAGAATACGGTCCATCGCCCCTACATCGCAAGTCTTTTCGTCCTTGTCAAATCAAAGTATTGAATACTGATTGA
- a CDS encoding Rne/Rng family ribonuclease: MPKQIIIAEQHQIAAVFSEDQIQELVVATGHHQIGDIYLGVVENVLPGIDAAFVNIGDPERNGFIHVTDLGPLKLKRTAAAITELLAPQQKVLVQVMKEPTGTKGPRLTGNITLPGRYVVLMPYGRGVNLSRRIKSESERNRLRALAILVKPAGMGLLVRTEAEGKPEEAIMEDLEVLQKQWEAIQQEAHSTRAPALLNRDDDFIQRVLRDMYGADVNRIVVDSSTGLKRVKQYLQNWSGGQTPQGLLIDHHRDRSPILEYFRINAAIREALKPRVDLPSGGYIIIQPTEALTVIDVNSGSFTRSATARETVLWTNCEAATEIARQLRLRNIAGVIVVDFIDMESRRDQLQVLEHFNKALKADKARPQIAQLTELGLVELTRKRQGQNIYELFGETCPTCGGLGHTVRLPGEIENRFPTPAESPERERIVSPLPHREPRQPSARIPEPRETYDGFGEPFDGDSELSNLNLINHPSYQELNDNKRRTRTRRSRIGGVNGLNGKDETRTGINPLAFVNEPDLDLDAEPELGVTPEIPSPTLGKPGWSERIERTKITKAEPVKPVVEPPEIRTVEMTLQEQDIFALMGISPLVKLDQEVKNSKSVIINVIQPGQLPTIPTESIPESATVQRATSELTPSRIPIPKVIEPEKKPSIPEIIQETTEPSGFTDSPSAPLTNADESDANSTATANRRRRRRSSAIEDN; the protein is encoded by the coding sequence ATGCCAAAACAAATTATTATCGCGGAGCAGCACCAAATTGCTGCGGTTTTTTCTGAAGATCAGATACAGGAACTAGTTGTTGCTACGGGTCATCATCAAATAGGTGATATCTACTTAGGAGTAGTAGAAAATGTACTACCTGGGATAGATGCGGCTTTTGTTAATATTGGCGATCCAGAGCGTAACGGGTTTATTCACGTCACCGACTTGGGGCCATTAAAGCTAAAGCGTACCGCAGCGGCAATTACAGAACTATTAGCACCACAGCAGAAAGTGTTGGTGCAAGTGATGAAAGAGCCAACGGGGACGAAAGGACCGAGGCTTACGGGTAATATCACCTTACCCGGACGCTATGTGGTACTGATGCCCTATGGCAGAGGCGTAAATTTATCCCGACGGATTAAAAGTGAAAGCGAGCGCAACCGCTTGCGGGCACTAGCGATTTTGGTTAAACCGGCGGGAATGGGTTTGCTGGTGCGTACAGAAGCCGAAGGCAAACCAGAAGAAGCGATTATGGAAGATTTAGAGGTGCTGCAAAAGCAGTGGGAGGCAATCCAGCAGGAAGCCCATTCCACCCGCGCCCCAGCACTTCTCAACCGGGATGATGATTTTATTCAGCGTGTATTGCGAGATATGTACGGCGCGGATGTAAATCGGATTGTTGTGGATTCCAGTACTGGTTTGAAGCGAGTCAAGCAGTATTTACAGAATTGGAGTGGAGGTCAAACACCCCAAGGATTGTTAATCGATCATCATCGCGATCGCTCGCCAATTTTAGAATACTTCCGGATCAATGCCGCCATTCGAGAAGCTCTGAAACCAAGGGTAGACCTACCTTCTGGAGGTTACATCATCATTCAGCCAACTGAGGCATTAACAGTAATTGATGTTAACTCAGGTTCCTTTACGCGATCGGCAACAGCTAGAGAAACAGTTTTGTGGACAAACTGCGAAGCTGCAACAGAAATTGCTCGCCAGTTGCGTTTACGAAATATTGCTGGGGTGATTGTCGTTGATTTTATTGATATGGAATCGCGGCGTGACCAACTACAAGTTCTCGAACACTTTAATAAAGCACTTAAAGCAGACAAAGCTCGTCCCCAGATTGCTCAACTAACTGAACTGGGTTTGGTAGAACTGACTCGCAAGCGTCAGGGTCAAAATATTTACGAATTGTTTGGTGAAACTTGCCCCACCTGTGGCGGTTTAGGACATACCGTGCGTCTACCTGGAGAAATCGAAAACCGATTCCCCACACCAGCAGAATCACCAGAGCGTGAGCGTATTGTTTCTCCTCTGCCTCATAGAGAACCGCGTCAGCCATCTGCCCGCATCCCAGAACCACGAGAAACCTATGATGGATTTGGGGAACCATTCGATGGTGACTCGGAATTGAGTAATCTCAATTTGATCAATCATCCTAGTTATCAAGAACTTAACGATAATAAACGTCGTACCCGCACTCGTCGCAGTCGGATTGGTGGTGTCAACGGATTAAATGGGAAAGATGAAACCCGGACTGGTATTAATCCACTGGCTTTTGTCAACGAGCCAGACTTAGACCTTGATGCTGAACCAGAACTAGGAGTAACACCAGAAATTCCCTCGCCTACCCTTGGTAAACCAGGTTGGAGTGAAAGAATAGAGCGCACTAAAATTACCAAGGCAGAGCCAGTCAAACCAGTGGTAGAACCACCGGAAATTAGGACTGTAGAAATGACACTCCAAGAACAGGATATTTTTGCCTTAATGGGAATCTCTCCCTTGGTGAAATTAGACCAAGAAGTTAAAAATTCCAAGTCTGTGATTATTAACGTGATTCAGCCCGGTCAACTGCCAACGATACCAACTGAATCAATCCCTGAATCAGCTACTGTTCAAAGAGCAACATCTGAACTTACCCCAAGCAGAATACCGATACCGAAAGTTATTGAGCCAGAAAAAAAACCCTCAATCCCAGAGATCATCCAAGAGACAACTGAACCATCAGGGTTTACTGACAGCCCTTCAGCACCCTTGACCAACGCAGATGAAAGTGATGCCAATAGCACCGCTACTGCCAACCGTCGCCGCCGCCGTCGTTCTTCAGCGATCGAGGACAATTAA